The Carcharodon carcharias isolate sCarCar2 chromosome 23, sCarCar2.pri, whole genome shotgun sequence genome has a window encoding:
- the LOC121268972 gene encoding loricrin-like translates to MGDLAHDRPKQRKFIQEGIGRRETSSGKCRGEVKVLEGVHKLSIPNDPSTQPFKHHLPRMRQSLQITYRTYQPSQNPSNQSGSLEVAQGGERSRECRGRSREGGGRSREGGGRAAGGRREGGGRAAGGRREGGGGSREGGGGSREGGGGSREGGGGSREGGGGSREGGGGSREGGGGSREGGGGSREGGGGSREGGGGSREGGGGSREGGGRSREGGGRSREGGGRSREGGGRSREGGGRSREGGGRSREGGGRSREGGGRSREGGGRSREGGGRSREGGGRSREGGGRSREGGGRSREGGGRSREGGGRSREGGGRSREGGGRSREGGGRSREGGGRSREGGGRSREGGGRSREGGGRSREGGGRSREGGGRSREGGGRSREGGGRSREGGGRSREGGGRSREGGGRSREGGGRSREGGGRSREGGGRSREGGGRSREGGGRSREGGGRSREGGGRSREGGGRSREGGGRSREGGGRSREGGGRSREGGGRSREGGGRSREGGGRSREGGGRSREGGGRSREGGFCHWDLVRSRSVPQLPVAHALGCDRPAIWLWAGAFQGKPRPFNGSACAGAWIADTI, encoded by the exons ATGGGAGACCTGGCTCATGACCGACCAAAACAGAGAaagttcattcaggaaggcattGGACGCAGAGAGACTTCATCGGGAAAGTGTAGAGGTGAAGTCAAGGTATTGGAGGGAGTACACAAACTTTCCATCCCAAATGACCCATCTactcaacccttcaagcaccacctgccccgcaTGCGACAGAGTCTGCAGATTACATAtcggacttatcagccatctcagaacccatcgaatcAAAGTGGAA Gtctcgaggtggcccag GGtggcgagaggagccgggagtgcagagggaggagccgGGAGGGCGGCGGGAGGAGCCGGGAGGGCGGCGGGAGGGCGGCGGGAGGGCGGCGGGAGGGCGGCGGGAGGGCGGCGGGAGGGCGGCGGGAGGGCGGCGGGGGGAGCCGGGAGGGCGGCGGGGGGAGCCGGGAGGGCGGCGGGGGGAGCCGGGAGGGCGGCGGGGGGAGCCGGGAGGGCGGCGGGGGGAGCCGGGAGGGCGGCGGGGGGAGCCGGGAGGGCGGCGGGGGGAGCCGGGAGGGCGGCGGGGGGAGCCGGGAGGGCGGCGGGGGGAGCCGGGAGGGCGGCGGGGGGAGCCGGGAGGGCGGCGGGGGGAGCCGGGAGGGCGGCGGGAGGAGCCGGGAGGGCGGCGGGAGGAGCCGGGAGGGCGGCGGGAGGAGCCGGGAGGGCGGCGGGAGGAGCCGGGAGGGCGGCGGGAGGAGCCGGGAGGGCGGCGGGAGGAGCCGGGAGGGCGGCGGGAGGAGCCGGGAGGGCGGCGGGAGGAGCCGGGAGGGCGGCGGGAGGAGCCGGGAGGGCGGCGGGAGGAGCCGGGAGGGCGGCGGGAGGAGCCGGGAGGGCGGCGGGAGGAGCCGGGAGGGCGGCGGGAGGAGCCGGGAGGGCGGCGGGAGGAGCCGGGAGGGCGGCGGGAGGAGCCGGGAGGGCGGCGGGAGGAGCCGGGAGGGCGGCGGGAGGAGCCGGGAGGGCGGCGGGAGGAGCCGGGAGGGCGGCGGGAGGAGCCGGGAGGGCGGCGGGAGGAGCCGGGAGGGCGGCGGGAGGAGCCGGGAGGGCGGCGGGAGGAGCCGGGAGGGCGGCGGGAGGAGCCGGGAGGGCGGCGGGAGGAGCCGGGAGGGCGGCGGGAGGAGCCGGGAGGGCGGCGGGAGGAGCCGGGAGGGCGGCGGGAGGAGCCGGGAGGGCGGCGGGAGGAGCCGGGAGGGCGGCGGGAGGAGCCGGGAGGGCGGCGGGAGGAGCCGGGAGGGCGGCGGGAGGAGCCGGGAGGGCGGCGGGAGGAGCCGGGAGGGCGGCGGGAGGAGCCGGGAGGGCGGCGGGAGGAGCCGGGAGGGCGGCGGGAGGAGCCGGGAGGGCGGCGGGAGGAGCCGGGAGGGCGGCGGGAGGAGCCGGGAGGGCGGCGGGAGGAGCCGGGAGGGCGGCGGGAGGAGCCGGGAGGGCGGCGGGAGGAGCCGGGAGGGCGGCGGGAGGAGCCGGGAGGGCGGCGGGAGGAGCCGGGAGGGCGGCGGGAGGAGCCGGGAGGGCGGCGGGAGGAGCCGGGAGGGCGGCGGGAGGAGCCGGGAGGGCG